The Coregonus clupeaformis isolate EN_2021a chromosome 20, ASM2061545v1, whole genome shotgun sequence genome contains a region encoding:
- the igfbp1a gene encoding insulin-like growth factor-binding protein 1a translates to MGGLFQRNVLVAAAVCCSVLVPSVLGSPVLAQEPIRCAPCSPEKMSECPAVAPGCAEVLQEPGCGCCLACALKTGDLCGIYTAPCGSRLRCTPRPGDLRPLHSLTRGQAVCTEIPEPERSPVPQNPDQGEVDNAETENAAMVSDPGSSLYLPGHSKPFDPRAAADAQESMKAKVNAIRKKLVEQGPCHVELQRALEKIAKSQQKLGDKLTRFYLPNCDKHGLYKAKQCESSLDGQKGRCWCVSSWNGKKILGSTDLQGDAECSYEINH, encoded by the exons ATGGGTGGATTATTTCAAAGAAATGTATTAGTGGCAGCAGCGGTATGCTGCTCTGTGCTGGTCCCGTCGGTGCTGGGGTCCCCGGTGTTAGCGCAAGAGCCGATCCGATGCGCTCCGTGCTCGCCGGAGAAAATGAGCGAGTGTCCGGCGGTGGCGCCCGGCTGTGCGGAGGTTCTGCAGGAGCCGGGTTGCGGATGTTGCCTCGCTTGCGCCCTGAAGACGGGGGATCTGTGCGGAATCTACACGGCGCCATGCGGGTCCAGACTGAGGTGCACCCCGAGACCCGGCGACCTCCGGCCGCTTCACTCCCTCACTCGCGGCCAGGCGGTATGCACAGAGATCCCCGAGCCCGAAAGGAGCCCTGTGCCCCAAAACCCCG ACCAAGGAGAGGTGGACAATGCCGAGACAGAAAACGCTGCCATGGTGTCGGACCCCGGCTCCAGCCTCTACCTCCCCGGCCACAGCAAACCCTTCGATCCCCGGGCCGCCGCGGACGCACAGGAGAGCATGAAAGCCAAAGTCAACGCAATTCGAAAGAAACTGGTGGAGCAG GGTCCCTGTCATGTGGAGTTACAGAGAGCTCTGGAGAAGATCGCTAAGTCACAACAGAAGCTAGGAGACAAACTGACCAGGTTCTATCTGCCAAACTGTGACAAACACGGACTCTACAAAGCCAAACAG TGTGAGTCATCTCTTGATGGACAGAAAGGCAGGTGTTGGTGTGTGTCCTCCTGGAATGGAAAGAAGATTCTGGGATCCACAGATCTGCAGGGAGATGCTGAGTGCTCTTATGAGATCAACCACTGA